The Sabethes cyaneus chromosome 3, idSabCyanKW18_F2, whole genome shotgun sequence DNA window CTGCCGGTGGTGCAGGATTCAGCCATACCGGGGCCGGTGCTGCTGCGGGAAGCTCCGGATTTGCCACTAACAATCGTTTCGGCGGAGCTGGCGGCGGCGGTGGTAACGGCTTTCATGGCGTAAGTGTCAGTTCGGGCACATTCCCCAACGGACAGTCGGGCTTTGCCACTAATAATCGCTTTGGCGGAGCTGGCGGCGGCGGTGGTAACGGCTTCCATGGCGTTAGTGTGAGTTCGAGTAACTTGCCTGGTGCTGGTACGGTAGTGTCCGAATTTGGACCTGGCGGTCAAACTGTCACACATTATCCGAATGGCGGAGGATTTGCAACCGGAAACAGATTTGGCGGTGCAGGTGGTGGAGGCTCTGGTGGAAGCTATGGTGGAGCAAGCTTCAGCTCCTTCGGATTCCCTGGTGCAAGTGGAGGCTTTGCGTCGGCGAACCGATTTGGTGGAAACGGAGCTAGTGCTTTCGGTTCTAGTCAGCCTAGCGGGGGCAGCTTTGCTACGGCAAGCCGCTTTGGAGGAGATGGTGGTGCTACATATACGTCTCACGGAAATCACGGTGCCGGCGTAAGCGTTCTCAGCACCGACGACGGTCAAGGCCATGTACGTACCCAGGTGCACAAACATCAGTACTAAGTTCGTGACAAACTTGAGTAAATTAAATTATGCTATTTTCTATACGTATGTGCAAATAAAAATCGTTtgcgttatttacactttttttattttattcgatGTGTTTAATTTGGAAATTGAGCATGAGATGCCGGCCGATTTTACGTCTCAAAGAAATTGGGTGCTTGGTAGTATTTTTGCCATAATTTGTATGAGTGTGCAACCCATTTCAAAGCGAACTATTCATTTAGAAcgatgaatgtcaaaattgaaaaaagttattGTTAATAATTTTAAAAGAAAGCTATAATTTTCCTTGGTAAAAATGGAAACGATATCATTCTGACAACCATTTTACAAAACAATTTAGTATGACAGATAAGTAGGTGTATTAGGCTACATTTATTTTAAACAATGTTCAGCTGATAGTAGCAATTCAGGCGATTTTTGAATTGTTCGCTGATTTTTTACTACATCATTTCTCGGTGTGTATAAATTTGTTTACTGcttaaaaatacaaaacaaacgaCACGCGAAGCTTGTTATGACTATGTATAACATAATCACTGATTAACGGACCAACGACTGCCAATTTTTTTGTGAGAAAAATCTCATTAGTGATCATGAATGATCAGTATACATAGAATAAAGTCTGTAGTCTGTGAACTTGGCGCTCTCTGATGGTCACAGGTTACCGATCATCAGTGTATATTTCCATATAATATCGAATATAAAAGATTCATAGAAACATCACTGCAGAGGAAGGCAAGATAACAAGAAAAAATTATCATTTGAAGTCATCCATCTTTTGTAATTAGcgttatctaccttttttttcaTTGGTTATAagccaaatgaaaaaaaagtgaaCCGTTAATGAGGTGTTGAACTAGAGATATCTAtgtataaaatattacattcgtAATTTTATCTAAGTCAGCCAACGTTCATCATATTACAATCATAATTCACAACCtatgtttcattgtaactaaactactaattgtttgttcgatttaatcgacgttttttgGCGAattaagtatgaagatttaaattaccagttagtccggacgtttcgagctactactggtcttcgctcatcatctgcggacactaaaacactatattaggcacatttacaacataaaacatattacaaattcttaacttacactttttcgtccattaggttctacttcgtttatctttctctttgctatgtcttactttctatttctctttcccccaagttttttgattacagggtcatatgcagctttgaacgttgcggaatctacttgtctattcacaacattgttctcacctttaattttaatgtaaaatgtttccgCTATTAGTCTAGTGTTATGTTTAGTTATTTTCTCTATGATTTTGGCTTCgtcaaatttaaaaacatgACCTGTTTCAATGGTGTGTTGGGTTAAACCTGTACCACCAACTGTTTTTGCTTTGATGCTATATTTATGTTGTTCCATTCGTTTATGTAAAAATTGGCTTGTTTCTCCTACGTACGACTTTTGACACTGACCACAATTTACTTCATAAACGACGTTTGTGTTTTTATCTCTTATAATTTTGTCTTTGGTTTTTGTAAATAATACGTTTTTTACTTTGTCGGTTGGTCTGTAAGCAACATTAATCTTAAATTGTCTTAAATATCTGCCTAACTTTTCACCTAATCCGGCAACATAGGGAATTGTCACGAATTGTTGAGTTGTTTCTTTGCCTGGTTTTATTACCTTTTCTACGAAATAGCAGGGATAGTGATTTTTATGTAGCATTGTCTTTACTGTTTGTAATGTTTTCGGTCTAATTTCGGCATCTGTCAACTGTAAAGCCCTATCAACCAAAGCGACTACCGTGTTTTTCTTATGACAAAAAGGACTAACAGAATTAAAGTCTAAATATCTAGTATTTGGATCTTTTGGAAACCATTCCGTTGATATTTTGTCGTTCTGTATACGTAAGATGGTATCCAAGAATTTTAGCTGCCCATTAATTTCTAATTCGACGGTATATTGCATTCGCGggtgaaaactattgaaaatattAAGAATCTCCTGTACATGATCGACTTTGGCTCCCATTAGGCAGTCATCTACGTAGCGCATGTAGAAACTGGGTGTTACTCCTCGTTGTTGTAGTTTTTCCAAAGCCGCCTGTTCGATGCGCTCCAGTACGATGTTTGCAACTGCGGGGGAGAGAGGGGAGCCCATTGGCATTCCGAATTTTTGGAGGAAAAATTCACCGTTGTACTGGAAAAATGTTGAACCTAACACGATTTTCAGCATTTCCATAAAACTACCCTTTTCAATGCGAGTATGCTGTCGTTGGTCGACAGACTCTAGTGCAAAGTCCACAGGCACATTTGTGAAGAGAGAAACGACGTCCAAAGAGAACAGAACGGTATCCGGTGGCAAGTTTTGTTCCCGTATATTTTTTACAAATTGAAAACTGTTGTTAATATGATGTGGCAAACTACTAATTGTAAATTTATTCTCGAACCATTCTAATCGATCGCTAAAATAATCTCAGAATAAATATGAACTTTGCCAGTGTATTCAAAAAACGGAATTATTCCCGCACAGAAAATCAACGAGGCTCTTCTGAATGTTTAAGGGGGTATTCTAGAAAAGGGGATCCTCACGTTTTCCCAAGCAGACGTAAAAAatgagtataaacgtccttcagaactttacccttctttatcgacagacttcgcagccggttgttagagtacagcaaaattgcggggctagtgcaatgatcctattaactctgtagcggcaccgcccagtcgagactcgaacatacgacgactggcttgttagaccagcatcgtaccccggcgCTAACTGGGCGGGTCAAAAAGCAAACGTTAAAAGTGCGATTTACAAATTAAAATCATCTTGGCAACCTGGACCAGATGGCATTTCGCCTATTATTTTTAAGAAATAGTTACTGTGATGTTCTCTATGCACCCGTCACTGCTGTCTGCAATCGACATTTCAAGATGCTTGGAAGGAGTCCATCTTATTCCTGGCGTTTAAAAAGAGAGATCATGGCGTCGTGACTAATTATCGTGTCTCTTAACTGGTTGAGATTCTTGTGAGCAAGCAACTAATATACGAAGCTAAGCGAGACTTTTCCTGTGATCAGCATGAATTCCACCCTGGACGATCTACTATCGCTAATCTTATGAAATTTACATCATACTGTACTGAAAATGTTGCTCAAATCGACGCAGTATAGACTGATCTGAATGCCACCTTCGATCGTGTGGATCACAACCTGCTTTTAGCAGACAGAATATTGTGTAAGCTAGTTAATACCGTACCTGGTTAATCGCCTATCAATAAAACTAGACGATGTCTCCTCTAGCGAACTAGGAAACAACCTcggaccgctattgttttcccTATTTTTTCATCGACATTTGTGCTGTATTTCCACGAGGATCCAGATTgctgtacgctgatgatcttaacGGGCCGGTCAAATCTATCGAAGTTAATCGACATTTTTGCGGACTGGTGCCGAAAGAAAAAGCTTTCCATTAGCGTGCGAAAGTGTTCGGTCATCTCTTATTATCACCTATTATATGGCAATACCGCATCAGCAACGAATTACTGGAAAGAGTATACGTAATAAAAGGTTTGGGAGTCCTTTTAGATACGAGCCTCTGTTTTCGGGAACACTACTCATATGTAATATTTCGATTTTGGGATCGCAGTAAGCAGTGCGTGTGGTCGGTAGCAAaatttttcgctgtcaaatttttagtacaatttgtggaaaatttattcaataaaaCGGATTTTTGGTGCCGTACGATCGTCAATCGATAATCAAGCTAATGAAGAGTTGTTCCGTGACCGGCCGACAGCAGCAGATATAGAAAAAGTGCCTTGAAAGTAGTGACAAACATATTATGCTGACGGAGTTGCTGGCGGCGACCAATTTGCTCGTCTATATTTACGCTCGACTTTTGTCCTGCCCCGGGAGCTCCCAAAACGTTGCTTTCGAAGAGGTCTTAAAAGTGTCccaaattcaatgaaaaatgctgttcagtggCGGAATCTAATAGAACGGATGAAGAAATAAATGCCCGTGAGATCGTTTTATAACTTCACTTATCTGTTTcccaagcagcagcagcacttatggttgcaaaaacttatttacgactaaaattaatcataaatcggctgccacaactggtttgtaacaactgtgctagtaatgttgcttttctttcattcatatattttattattcttaAATTTTGATTCTTTGGAGTAACTAATTAAAACGATTCAATATATATTCTGTATGTAGGTGTAGAGACAACCCTCTTTGGTCGGTGGTCTgacaaataatgaaatatattttcagAAGCTTTTCTGTACATCTAATGTCATGGTATACTAAAATCTCTACATCCTTCCCTTCTTctattattaatttttataaatattaatttataatgTATTTATTTAGGTATTGTGGTGATCTTATGACACGCTTAGTTTTCCTCTGTTAATAAAATGTCTCGGTTTTTATCAAATGCCTGTTGCTGTTCTTTATTCCAAGTGATCCTCTTTCCTTGGTTCCTTTCTTAGTTAGTTGGTTTAGTGGATAAGAAATTGTTGCCATGTTAGGTATGTAACGATTTACGAAATTGACCAAtccaaaaaaaactgtttacttCTTCAGTTGTTCTGACAAGTTTCATCATTTCAATGGCGTATAATTTATTGCGAGAtattttaattccattttcGGTTATGCGAAACCCTAGAAAATCTAATTCTCTTACATTCGCCTCtgttttttcaaaattgattAGAATGTTATACTGTTGAAGACGCTCGTTTACAATTTTTGTACGATATATCAATTCCTTTTCATCTTTAGCAGGTATAAGAATGTCGTCAATATAAATCATTATCCATGAAAAATCTGCGAAAATTGTTTCCACAAATTTTTGGAAAAGCTCAGGAACGGCAGAAAGACCAAACATAAGACGTTTGTATCGCCTTAATCCGAGTGGTGATATAAATGTTGTTACTGCAATTTTCCCATTACTAACTTTTAACTGTGTTGTGGATCCGTAACTGTTGAAAAATTTCGTGCTTCCTTTTTTAACGGTATATGCTTCCAGTCCAATATGTTGGAGTAGCAAAATTACAGTTAATTCCTTGTTTCTTCAACCTTATCACGTAAGTAtccacccagctagcattttcatacgtataaaaaaggtaaaaatcagcattacgtacagatgtacatgctaaataaatcgtatttcatgcgcaaaattggcatatccgtactattttggaggcgatatacgtgattacgaataattttgagcgttacgactatataagtatttatatacgataatatccgattaagcgcgagtcgctccgtactactctacgattttgtgctgaaaatcgtatgtatgtcagtcattatcattatatgcgacaaaaaatcaacttgatcccactttatccagctttagttacgatttcgagtttgttaggagatatttacgatagttttcgtacattgatatacgagttggtgctagctgagcAGTTTTTTGTTAGGCTTGGGAATCGTTTGACGAAACTTCAGACAGACGCCCGAACGTTTTCGAAACTCGTAGTATGAAATATTCGTCCAATAGTTCGGTTACCGCATGGTAACGATTATCCAGAATATGCTGCTGACTTGATTCTGCTTTATCTACCACTTTTCTTACATCAGGGCCCCGAAAAGCATTAAATTTTTATACTTCTGCTCGTGGTCTTCAATTCCTTTCCATTCCAAATAGGCATCGAATTGCTCTCTCCGCTTTTCCCATCGGATTAAAGGAGAACCATTAGCATCCTCGACGAATGGAGGAATAAGTTGATTGATCTGTTTAATAAACCATACTTATTAAGCAAAGATCATCCTCAATGGGCTTCGCAATTAATTGAAAATCATCCTATTTATGAACTGTTTTTTCATTGGTTTTCTGATTATTTTGCCGAATTCCGGGTTTCACGAATTGTGAATCTTATCCCTGAGAATTAGAAAAATAGAATATTCTAACCACTTTATTTCAAAAATACTATTTGTCTTTGCACTCGGGAGTCACTTATAATTCTGGGTCCTACAAACTGTAGATTTCATCCCTAAGAATCAATTATAAGGATATTCATCCCTAAAGTGCATGTCTCTTGTTTGTCTTTCAATTTGTaaatcattttttcgttttttaggctcaagaatcataAGGTTCATCATGTGACTATTCTTTAGTAATTCCGGGCTTACGTTGAAAAAGATCATCCTTTTTTTCAGGCTTTTTCAGACGTAAATTCATCCCTAAGAATTACATGCTATCTGTTTTTTTTCACACCAGTTCATAAATTATAGGATCGAACTCAATTGCTTACCATAGGCCAAGCCATAATTGATTATTCTTGTTGAGTTTGTTCCTCGTCGCCAAATGTAGAGATAAACCTCTTTGGTCGGTTGTCTgacaaataatgaaatatattttcagAAGCTTTTCTGTACATCTAATGTCATGGCATACTAAAATCTCTACAgtgcacaatagtcggaaaattgcgatttttggccaaaattattttttagtttcaaattgattctagattatatttgtaacaaaagaaatgatttaaacatataagaactcatatttagggtgatttggggaaaaatgatcaaatgttaccgatataaatatttgcttgacaaaaaaaaattttctttctcgcggggattctcccattttgtcattgaaactctcttcaggtactaaataaatttagtaacaaagataatcaaatttgttgaaagagtacttaaaatttcaaagacttactaaaaatatgacaattttaaaattattttttttcggaaaacgtcaaattatagcaaactttcaattcatgttttgatacaacatacttcgagctttcagacgcactgttagaaactgcggcgacaagaggcgacaagagttgtttttttgattaaagtttgtgaaaatttcatttttattataagtagcgtATGGCGCACcacattgagtttaaatttgttttcatttcattttttaataggctaaaatatcagttttaaaataatatataacaataatatttacatccacgataactatttaattttttgactttttcaaaatgactcatttttcaaacttttgaaatgggcaactttgacggcttatttctacatgacattttttttctttcaaaattttattcacgaatcataaaaatatagacaatttactacaaaaccgcgtttaggcatgtgctaaaatgtgaaattttacattcggcaattttggccgctgctttatatggagcccttcttatgtgcagTGGGTAGATAGTGTTTTATCTACTTTcaaagagcgaaataaggcgctataaccttggcctatttcAGCTTGGCttgtggttaatgccataagttgatccctgagggtccgaagTAGCAATTAAGAGCGaccaaaggcgctataacctaggtttttaccaagggcaagtaagtaaatgtacttgtcccatccccgagggtccggaataTTAATTAACCTTTACTAGccaaatactcccaacgaaaatcaaaacttcatcAACTTAATtattaatcagaaacggttagtacgagacgtccccgtttcttctaccCCTGTAGATTCagaaatgtatctatgtatgaataaattatccacacaagattcatttcaatGAATCGTCTCTGcgtcaatacttcacagttggcctggccgatttaacatttgcAAGATATCTAGGATGTTTCGCAAATGTCAATACCAACAAGAAaacaatttgaaatatttctatgattagaaataattaaaattatttccaggaatcctttattgtggctgtgttgaATAAGAataataagataagataagataagacacTACTCAtatgtagggtattgtcgttatcgtcgggccactgttatggttgggccatcacgattttacagttttaatgACTCATGATATATATGATACAACCCTTGTAAatcttcttactgtgatagctaacttttcacaatattgtgagtttcaatcgtgtattcaaaacacccgtactgaattcagtgactaaatcttacaaaaaaagttttccaggcgcaatgaacttttcttcaagaaatgattcatgaaatgcaattatcgggataaattttgaaaatgtatgaagtgtgttacgctgcacacgaagactatagaaaaatcccctccagtaaggtgtttggaaaggctaaggtgaaatactagaaaagcgctctttgtaaaggtcgggccacttgagtaatCATGGTTGGggcaccataattttaagcgcagaagcgcaataatcgctagagaatgccagtcacgtaaaatgtaatgaaataaagcaaaattaatacgataaaaacctagatttttgttgtttttttcattgtagttgtacacttcggtaaaggcgattgtagcaatattgattttacaagatcgccatcatttcgcaaaaatgtaatTAATATAAGGATATTTTCACTTATATGGGCCGTTGTGTACGGAAattattcttttcatgtctctatattgaatttcaatacgtatgtcttagattttctgcggcgGCTCAATTTGTACAACATGGCctgactatgacaacattttttgtcttcacgtaaatgcctataacttttttataattcaagcaatcagttcaaaactttgcggaaatataccttattctttgatttttgcaacgatgtatttagatttccaaaatttcttttgaaatgaaagttatgggcgaattccaaaacgtggcgcaaccacgacgacactcccctaataTTCAAAGTCAatcaaaatttatgcttcatatTTACGGCCCCGAAGAATTCAAAGATCCGTATTGCTTACGTGCTCTGTACTTATCTATTGTGCGTTCTACCCTAGAATATGCTGCTGTAGTTTAGAGCTCTTACACTGGAATTTAGTCCTCCAGCTTGGAAGCAGTACAAGGCAAATTCTTACGGCTTGCTTTCAGATTTCTACCCTGGCGAAATCCTTTAGCCCTTCTGTTGTATCAAGACCGCTGCAGCTTACTTATCATTGAAACTCTCGACAATAGGAGAAAAACTGAAACAGGTCTGTTCATCAAGAAAGTTTTAGTGGAAATAGGACTCTCCAAACATCCTCGCtatcaaatcaatttcaatgaaactccacgtaaactatcgacggtttatacctcgcaacaaagccgccctcctcggttatacattcggcagttaaacaatccgccagttgccgaaaactacgcgcgcgtactggatgaagctcagctttcctctgtggagctaaatgtttcgaccctcgaaaatggATAGAATAAGCTCGGCTGTCAACgcggccgcaaccgcggtgctagatgtggaaacctcgagtgcacaatatgattggtttgacggggaatgccaacaagcgatagagaggaaaaacgagcttggaaaaactatctaagcatatccatgagagagaatttggccaagtaccgacgagcgcggaatgagttgaccacgatcctgagtagaaaaaagcgccaaaaggaggacagagatcgtgaggagctggaacaactattccgggctaatgacacgcgcaagtttcacgagaaggtgaaccaaacttgtAAGGGCTATACACCTAAACctaacatgtgtagggacgagggagaggatctaatcacaaacgagcgcgatgtggtcgacaggtggaaacagTATTTCGataagcacctcaacggcgatatagcagcaggagacgcaacggaagttaacctgggagtgtctacaaacgacaacagcgtgccggcttccgatctcgaagagatctggcgagaaattcgtcacctgaagaataatagagccgtcggaaaggaccgactcccagcAGAGTTCTACAAAAATGTTCAAGAACCGCTAAcaacttcattggataatttccaggatttgggaggaggagaaactatcggaggagtggatggaaagtGAAATCTACATCtatatctacaaaaagggcgaccggctaaattgctgtaattaccaccGCATGACGTTGGTCAATGCCGCCTTCAAGGTGCTCTCCAGTagtaagagaattcgtagggcagtatcaggcgggctttatgggggcccgtgctactacggatcaaattattactctccgacaaatccttcagaaatgtcgagagtacaacgtgcccacgcatcatatttttgtggatttcagggcagcatatgatacagttgaacgcgaacagctatagcagataatgccgTTTCCGGATAAAGttacgcggctgatcaaaacttatgtgctacgtgcgcgtttcggggacactctcgagtcctttcgaatcgcgcagacagttgcggtaaggggatggactttcgtgtatgttattcaatatcgctattgaaggtgtgatccggcgagcgggcattgagacgagaggaacgatcttcagcaagagtagacaactcttagccttcgcagacgacctcgacatctttactagaaaccttgggacggcggaggcaatccacgccagactaaaaacggaggcaatacgaggatagggttacaaatcaatgcgtcgaaaaccaaatatatggtaggaaaaggctccagagaaagcataTTTCGTATTTGTGTGACACGCACAATAACATATTGTTTTTGTTAACTTGTCACGAATTTAGGTTTACAACTATCATTATCAAGTATTTTGGTACTGGTAAATACTATTTTATCTAGATTCAGATAAGTCATGAAATACATTCATTCTGTATTTCTTTCGAAAAAACCGATTCGTCGGAATACAGAATAAGAATGAAGTAATTATAATTTATTATGATTATGGGTTTAAAATATAGAATAGAGGTGATAATTTGATAAACAAGTAATCATTCATCCGATAATAAGACAGCAGACTGTGGGGTGGTTTTACTCTTctttgatatttttataatGTATTCACCGAATGCATAACATTTTTCCAACGCCGGTGTGCGTTACAGGAAAGTAGGTTACAGTAAAACCGTTTCctcaacaagaaaaaaaaaactccaagACGTTTTGCATAATTATGACTAGGTGATAACCAGACGCCGAACGGCGTTGTCTAACCTCGGGTCACACATATACATGTAAATAAAATTTCCTGTTCCCCATCGGATGCTGGCCGAGGCCGCGCTTCAGCATTTGTCACGTCCTCGGCACCGCATCGCGGTGATATAcccgaaaagaataaaaacaaacgTGATTGGGATCCATCGTTGCACCGGGTGACCAGCGATTATAGATTTTCAATGTGTTAAAATTGCTCAAGTGAGAACAGGAGTAAATCGTTTGTAATGTAAAAAAACTTTAAACTTCGATTGCAATTTTTTGGCCACCCTGAACCACTATCAATAAGTATGACCACTGTCGGATGTGGAATCGCCCATCGCATATA harbors:
- the LOC128742081 gene encoding uncharacterized protein LOC128742081, giving the protein MRHLELIGLITVIGFASALPNGFQPDNYPQNQVNAWDQACRSFQQFSLQTQAAQSQYFSQNFPQIGLPPLPFVDVCSQFPGAAAGGAGFSHTGAGAAAGSSGFATNNRFGGAGGGGGNGFHGVSVSSGTFPNGQSGFATNNRFGGAGGGGGNGFHGVSVSSSNLPGAGTVVSEFGPGGQTVTHYPNGGGFATGNRFGGAGGGGSGGSYGGASFSSFGFPGASGGFASANRFGGNGASAFGSSQPSGGSFATASRFGGDGGATYTSHGNHGAGVSVLSTDDGQGHVRTQVHKHQY